In a single window of the Chondrocystis sp. NIES-4102 genome:
- a CDS encoding UDP-glucose 4-epimerase: MKKILVTGGAGYIGSHTVKKLAEADYQIVVYDNLSTGSPEAVLHGELIKGELSDRAYLSKVFEQHKFDAVIHFAASISVPESLENPLAYYYNNTANVINLLQSCQQFEVNKFVFSSTAAVYGEIQEYPVQETSPTLPINPYGQSKLMSEKIIRDYAHSSNLKYVILRYFNVAGADSSGKIGQMGKKAAHLIKVGCDAALGIRPSASIYGTDYPTPDGTGIRDYIHVEDLATAHIDALAYLEREGTSQILNCGYGTGYSVKEVLTKIQEISGNNFPIIETNRRPGDPACVVASGTKIRQILGWQPQHDSLDEIITSALEWEKKKVMNPVA, encoded by the coding sequence ATGAAAAAAATTCTAGTAACTGGTGGTGCAGGCTATATCGGCTCACATACAGTTAAAAAACTCGCAGAAGCTGACTATCAAATTGTAGTTTACGATAATCTTTCTACAGGGTCACCCGAAGCTGTATTACACGGAGAATTAATCAAAGGGGAATTAAGCGATCGCGCGTATCTAAGTAAAGTTTTCGAGCAGCATAAATTCGATGCAGTTATACATTTTGCAGCTAGTATTTCTGTCCCCGAATCTTTAGAAAATCCTCTAGCTTATTATTACAACAATACCGCCAACGTAATTAATTTATTACAATCTTGTCAACAATTTGAAGTTAATAAGTTTGTTTTTTCCAGCACAGCAGCAGTGTATGGAGAAATCCAAGAGTACCCCGTACAAGAAACTTCCCCTACCTTGCCAATCAATCCCTACGGTCAGTCAAAACTGATGAGTGAAAAAATTATACGCGATTATGCTCACTCTTCAAACCTTAAATATGTCATCCTACGCTATTTTAATGTTGCAGGTGCAGATAGTTCAGGAAAAATTGGGCAGATGGGTAAAAAAGCTGCTCATTTAATTAAAGTCGGTTGTGATGCTGCTTTAGGTATTCGTCCCTCCGCTAGTATTTATGGTACAGATTATCCCACTCCAGATGGCACAGGCATTAGAGACTATATCCACGTCGAAGATCTAGCAACTGCTCATATAGATGCTCTGGCTTATTTAGAAAGGGAAGGTACAAGCCAAATCCTCAACTGTGGATACGGTACAGGTTATAGTGTCAAAGAAGTATTAACCAAAATACAAGAAATTTCAGGTAATAACTTTCCTATTATTGAAACCAACCGTCGCCCTGGTGATCCTGCTTGTGTAGTAGCTTCAGGTACTAAAATACGTCAAATATTAGGCTGGCAACCACAGCACGATTCTTTAGATGAGATTATCACCTCTGCCCTAGAATGGGAGAAGAAAAAAGTTATGAATCCTGTAGCCTAA
- the lacG gene encoding lactose transport system permease protein LacG gives MARKQQLIVKTLANYLILSAIAFLMLFPLLWLIGTSFKSPTEDIFAFPPQILPQQPTWQNFVTVWQTEPFGLYLYNSAIVAILTVGLNLIFCSLAAYPLARLNFRGRELIFAIVLATIMIPFQIVMIPLYVLAVNLGLRNNYLGIILPNLTSAFGIFLLRQALKAVPLELEEAARIDGCSELGIWWNVMIPAIRPALFTLAIFVFIGSWSDFLWPLIVLDDPNYYTLPLAVANLAGSFSLDWRLIAAGSVISIAPILGLFLLLQRYIVPTDVGSGVKG, from the coding sequence ATGGCAAGAAAACAACAGTTAATAGTTAAAACCTTGGCAAATTATCTAATTTTAAGTGCGATCGCTTTTTTAATGTTGTTTCCCCTATTATGGTTAATTGGCACATCGTTTAAATCGCCAACGGAGGATATTTTTGCTTTTCCCCCCCAAATATTACCTCAGCAACCAACCTGGCAAAATTTTGTCACTGTTTGGCAGACTGAACCTTTCGGACTTTATCTATACAATAGTGCGATCGTAGCTATTTTAACGGTAGGTTTAAATTTGATTTTTTGCTCTCTTGCAGCCTATCCTTTGGCTCGTTTAAACTTTCGAGGGCGAGAATTAATTTTTGCTATTGTTTTGGCAACAATTATGATTCCTTTCCAAATTGTGATGATTCCTTTGTATGTTTTGGCAGTTAATTTGGGTTTGAGAAATAATTATTTGGGAATTATTCTACCTAACCTAACTTCGGCATTCGGTATTTTTCTCTTAAGACAGGCATTAAAAGCAGTTCCTCTAGAATTAGAAGAAGCTGCTCGTATTGATGGTTGTTCTGAATTAGGAATTTGGTGGAATGTGATGATTCCTGCTATTCGCCCTGCCTTATTTACCTTAGCAATTTTTGTTTTTATTGGTTCATGGAGTGATTTCCTTTGGCCATTGATTGTGTTGGATGATCCTAATTACTATACATTACCCTTAGCAGTGGCTAATTTGGCTGGTTCGTTTTCCTTAGACTGGAGATTAATAGCAGCAGGTTCAGTTATTTCTATTGCACCAATTTTAGGCTTATTTTTGTTGCTTCAGCGATATATTGTTCCTACTGATGTTGGCAGTGGGGTAAAAGGGTAA